One segment of Danio aesculapii chromosome 3, fDanAes4.1, whole genome shotgun sequence DNA contains the following:
- the pmp22a gene encoding peripheral myelin protein 22a: protein MLVILFATIVLHLTSLIILFIATCANAWRTHGDRSYDLWYDCTQTNGGYKCSGTADADWLQAVQALMVLATIFCLISFIIFLCQLFTLVKGGRFFFTAVFQILASLFVMSGTIIYTVMSPQWKNDSDTYGYAFVLAWLAFPLTVISGFIYIILRKKE, encoded by the exons ATGCTGGTCATTCTGTTTGCAACGATTGTCTTGCATTTGACAAGCCTTATCATTCTCTTCATTGCCACATGTGCCAAC gCTTGGAGAACACATGGAGATAGGAGTTATGACCTCTGGTATGACTGCACACAAACTAACGGAGGATATAAATGCAGTGGAACTGCTGATGCAG ATTGGCTTCAAGCAGTGCAGGCCCTAATGGTCCTCGCCACCATTTTCTGCCTGATTTCCTTCATCATCTTCCTCTGCCAGCTCTTCACTCTCGTAAAGGGAGGTCGCTTCTTCTTCACAGCCGTTTTCCAGATCCTTGCAA GTCTGTTTGTGATGAGCGGTACCATCATCTACACGGTGATGAGTCCACAGTGGAAAAATGATAGCGATACTTACGGATATGCTTTCGTCTTGGCCTGGCTGGCCTTCCCTCTTACGGTCATCAGTGGCTTCATTTACATTATCCTGAGGAAGAAAGAATGA